From one Alicyclobacillus acidocaldarius subsp. acidocaldarius Tc-4-1 genomic stretch:
- a CDS encoding LacI family DNA-binding transcriptional regulator — MVSIKDIAERAGVSYSTVSKALNDSPLVKEETKRRILEIARSMGYQRNLLARHLVSGRTRLIGFGLVNLGNPIFANLTIQLHRALAALDYRMVIAISPDEIDLLNQMRADGLVIWADLVSRHPHLMEELGRWQAKTLVIGTDEPVPLPHVRFDRRAGIAEAVRYLRSFGHRRIGFIGSSQEIKVRAFLEAVEQAGLQPSPDWLYPAEPTFEGGYRAIRYARPDIPMPTAFIGLNNLITKGALRALLELGYRVPQDVSLIGYDNLPDMQFAEVPITTVGPSLEEVADFAAHRVVDMINGKPGPDAHVIQPILIPRASVERAPDRDED; from the coding sequence ATGGTGAGCATTAAGGATATCGCGGAACGCGCGGGCGTCAGCTACAGCACGGTTTCGAAGGCGCTCAACGACAGCCCGCTGGTCAAGGAGGAGACCAAGCGGCGCATCCTGGAAATCGCGCGCAGCATGGGCTATCAGCGAAACCTGCTCGCACGCCACCTCGTGTCGGGCCGCACGCGGCTCATTGGCTTCGGGCTCGTGAACCTGGGAAACCCCATCTTCGCCAACCTCACCATTCAGCTGCACCGGGCCCTGGCCGCGCTCGACTACCGGATGGTGATTGCGATTTCGCCGGACGAGATCGACCTGCTGAATCAGATGCGCGCCGACGGCCTCGTGATTTGGGCCGATCTCGTCTCGCGCCACCCGCACCTGATGGAGGAGCTGGGGCGCTGGCAGGCGAAAACGCTCGTCATCGGGACTGACGAGCCCGTGCCGCTGCCGCACGTGCGATTTGACCGCCGCGCCGGAATTGCGGAAGCCGTCCGATACCTGCGCTCGTTTGGGCACCGGAGGATTGGATTCATCGGCAGCTCCCAGGAGATCAAGGTGCGGGCCTTTTTGGAGGCGGTGGAACAAGCGGGGCTTCAGCCGTCCCCGGACTGGCTGTATCCGGCGGAGCCGACCTTTGAGGGAGGTTACCGGGCGATTCGATACGCAAGGCCAGACATTCCCATGCCGACGGCCTTCATCGGGCTGAACAACTTGATCACGAAGGGGGCGCTTCGCGCGCTGCTTGAGCTCGGCTACCGGGTGCCTCAGGACGTGAGCCTCATTGGATACGATAACTTGCCCGACATGCAGTTTGCGGAGGTGCCCATCACGACGGTCGGCCCGTCGCTCGAAGAAGTGGCGGACTTTGCGGCGCACCGCGTCGTCGACATGATCAACGGGAAACCCGGGCCGGACGCGCACGTGATTCAACCCATCCTCATTCCGCGCGCGTCCGTCGAACGAGCGCCCGACAGGGACGAGGATTGA
- a CDS encoding multicopper oxidase domain-containing protein, translating to MRRTVPALVAALGACASLALAWVHASPVLGAGAKVASTSMSMAPTSTMGSLLVPEGVPDAGPLSITPALIREQNADADRVMDEQGMTSQMLPGGIKRFTLVASEVNWYLYPGKSVVACGYNGQVPGPVIRVRVGDRVQILLKNELNEPTTLNFPGLPLPASQLGIGGVTERPVPPGGERLYSFTVTPDMVGTHLYESGTDMASEIDQGLHGVLLVDPARGPLYPFAKVDALFEIDAWMVDGSTTENAFGLDGKPYPNAPQLTVPYGSRVVLRIVNASSMCYHAMHVHETTFWLLAEDGHPLPVPRPMNVLAIAPGETADIEFPADVRGDWMFHCHILDHMMNPDDEVDMMGGLVTFIHVK from the coding sequence ATGCGCCGAACCGTCCCAGCTCTGGTTGCAGCACTCGGCGCCTGCGCGTCGCTCGCCCTCGCCTGGGTCCACGCGTCGCCCGTCCTGGGCGCGGGCGCCAAGGTGGCGTCCACGAGCATGTCCATGGCGCCGACGAGCACCATGGGATCGCTCCTCGTGCCGGAAGGCGTTCCCGACGCGGGCCCGCTGTCCATCACCCCTGCTCTCATTCGCGAACAAAACGCAGACGCCGACCGGGTCATGGACGAGCAGGGCATGACGTCGCAAATGCTGCCCGGAGGCATCAAGCGGTTCACGCTCGTCGCGAGCGAGGTGAACTGGTACCTGTATCCGGGCAAGTCGGTCGTCGCGTGCGGATACAACGGGCAGGTGCCAGGCCCTGTCATCCGCGTGCGCGTCGGCGATCGCGTCCAAATCCTCCTGAAGAACGAGCTGAATGAACCCACCACCCTGAACTTCCCGGGTCTCCCGCTGCCGGCGTCCCAACTTGGCATCGGCGGCGTGACCGAGCGGCCCGTCCCGCCGGGCGGCGAGCGGTTGTACAGTTTCACGGTGACGCCGGACATGGTCGGCACGCACCTGTACGAGAGCGGCACCGACATGGCGAGCGAGATTGATCAGGGCCTGCACGGGGTGCTTCTGGTCGATCCGGCGCGCGGACCCCTCTACCCTTTCGCCAAGGTGGACGCGCTCTTTGAAATCGACGCGTGGATGGTGGACGGATCGACCACCGAGAACGCATTCGGCCTGGACGGGAAACCGTATCCCAACGCGCCCCAACTGACCGTGCCGTACGGAAGCCGCGTCGTGCTGCGCATCGTGAACGCGAGCAGCATGTGTTATCACGCCATGCACGTGCACGAGACGACCTTTTGGCTCCTGGCGGAAGATGGGCACCCGCTGCCCGTTCCGCGCCCGATGAACGTGCTCGCCATCGCGCCGGGCGAGACGGCCGATATCGAATTTCCCGCCGACGTGCGCGGAGACTGGATGTTTCACTGTCACATCCTCGACCACATGATGAATCCGGACGACGAGGTCGACATGATGGGGGGACTGGTCACGTTCATTCACGTGAAATGA
- a CDS encoding Gfo/Idh/MocA family oxidoreductase, protein MTNYCIVGLGSRGISMFGRDLVTHYRDVARVTGLCDRNEGRVRYAQEVLGKDIPGFTDFDEMLDNVECDCVIVTTMDATHDHFIVKALERGKDVITEKPMTIDAERCRRILDAERRSGKTVRVTFNYRYAPYKTEIKRLLQEGIIGEVHSVEFRWYLDTVHGADYFRRWHAEKKNSGGLFVHKATHHFDLINWWLGLEPEEVVAMGSRHYYVPDRMPGHGERCATCQVADRCPFYLDLGRDATLNALYKQAEAYDGYHRDQCVFSERIDIEDTMGALIRYPNGVQATYMLTAATPFEGWQVAFNGSKGRLEAFEPEYFITEEDATDFARRSSKDVRRTVDWRFGDPSSAEEVRELEIRFYPLFGGVQVFRVPHVREGHGGGDRRLKDHLFRGVDSDPYGHVAGSRAGAMSILIGVAANLSMATGQFVRIADLLGESAPVGVR, encoded by the coding sequence ATGACCAACTATTGCATTGTCGGGCTCGGATCGCGCGGCATCTCGATGTTCGGGCGCGATCTCGTCACGCATTACCGGGATGTCGCGCGGGTCACGGGGCTTTGCGACCGCAACGAGGGGCGCGTCCGGTATGCGCAGGAAGTCCTGGGCAAGGACATTCCGGGCTTCACGGATTTCGACGAGATGCTGGACAACGTCGAATGCGACTGCGTCATCGTTACGACGATGGATGCGACGCACGACCATTTTATCGTGAAAGCGCTTGAGCGAGGCAAGGACGTGATCACCGAAAAGCCCATGACCATCGATGCGGAGCGGTGCCGCAGGATCCTGGATGCCGAGCGGCGCAGCGGCAAGACGGTCCGCGTCACGTTCAACTATCGATACGCGCCATATAAGACCGAGATCAAGCGGCTGTTGCAGGAGGGCATCATCGGCGAAGTCCATTCGGTGGAGTTTCGCTGGTACCTCGACACCGTGCACGGCGCGGACTACTTCCGGCGCTGGCACGCGGAGAAGAAGAACTCCGGCGGCCTGTTTGTTCACAAGGCGACGCACCACTTCGACCTCATCAACTGGTGGCTGGGCCTCGAGCCCGAGGAGGTTGTCGCCATGGGATCGCGCCATTACTACGTGCCGGATCGCATGCCGGGCCACGGCGAGCGCTGCGCCACGTGCCAGGTGGCGGACCGCTGTCCGTTTTACCTCGATCTCGGCCGCGACGCCACCCTGAACGCGCTCTACAAGCAGGCGGAGGCCTATGACGGGTACCACCGCGATCAGTGCGTGTTCTCCGAACGCATCGACATTGAGGATACGATGGGGGCGCTCATCCGCTATCCGAATGGCGTGCAGGCGACGTACATGCTCACTGCGGCCACGCCATTTGAGGGCTGGCAAGTGGCGTTCAACGGCAGCAAGGGCCGGCTGGAGGCGTTCGAGCCCGAGTACTTCATCACCGAGGAGGACGCGACGGACTTCGCGCGGAGGAGCTCGAAGGACGTTCGCCGCACGGTGGACTGGCGGTTTGGCGATCCGTCGTCCGCCGAAGAGGTGCGCGAGCTGGAAATCCGCTTCTATCCCCTCTTTGGCGGCGTCCAGGTGTTCCGCGTGCCGCATGTGCGTGAGGGCCACGGCGGCGGCGACAGGCGCCTCAAGGACCACCTGTTCCGCGGCGTCGACAGCGATCCCTACGGCCACGTGGCCGGATCGCGCGCGGGGGCCATGTCCATCCTGATCGGCGTGGCGGCGAATCTCTCGATGGCCACTGGGCAGTTCGTGCGCATCGCGGATCTGTTGGGCGAAAGCGCGCCGGTCGGCGTCCGGTGA
- a CDS encoding multicopper oxidase family protein: MRNRRLRRAVWAAMWGFGAVSLAGIGEAALHRADAQIANEAASMAMQNATSDDGPPPTPPPVLTNVQILQEDRDAVNLMNEVALTPRILPGGVKQFTLTASKFGWNFYRNVNLWAWGYNGQVPGPLIRVRVGDRVEIVVHNDLPEPTTIHWHGMAVPNDMDGVPGFPEPAIQPGGTFVYRFTVTSQMIGTHWYHSHYDDDYQVDAGLNGVIIVDPKTPSPSMRHVRDVLFVLGAGKQDGSDNENTFLINGKAYPDTPQLTVKRGTTVYMRIVNACAETFHAMTIDGYDVKIVAQDGQLQPDPQTVSVVSIAPSETVDVEFTADQTGTFPFYDTVASSLINPNDTVDPVGGMMTLIHVVP, encoded by the coding sequence TTGCGAAACAGGCGCCTGCGTCGAGCCGTTTGGGCAGCCATGTGGGGCTTTGGCGCCGTGTCCCTGGCTGGCATCGGAGAGGCCGCGCTGCATCGCGCCGACGCGCAAATTGCAAACGAAGCCGCTTCGATGGCCATGCAGAACGCAACGAGCGACGACGGACCGCCGCCCACGCCCCCGCCCGTTCTGACGAATGTCCAAATCCTACAAGAAGACCGGGACGCTGTCAACCTGATGAACGAGGTCGCGCTCACCCCGCGCATCCTGCCCGGCGGCGTCAAGCAATTCACGCTCACCGCATCCAAGTTCGGTTGGAACTTTTACCGAAACGTAAACCTGTGGGCCTGGGGCTACAACGGGCAAGTCCCCGGGCCGCTCATCCGCGTCCGCGTCGGCGATCGCGTCGAGATCGTCGTACACAACGATCTCCCCGAACCGACCACCATCCATTGGCACGGAATGGCGGTCCCAAACGACATGGACGGGGTGCCAGGCTTTCCCGAGCCCGCCATTCAGCCGGGCGGCACCTTTGTCTACCGGTTCACCGTGACAAGTCAGATGATCGGCACGCACTGGTATCACAGCCACTACGACGACGATTATCAGGTGGACGCTGGATTGAACGGCGTGATCATCGTCGATCCCAAAACACCCTCGCCGTCCATGCGCCACGTGCGCGACGTCCTGTTTGTGCTCGGCGCAGGTAAGCAGGACGGATCGGACAACGAGAACACGTTTCTCATCAACGGCAAGGCGTATCCGGACACCCCGCAGCTGACGGTGAAACGCGGCACGACGGTGTACATGCGAATTGTCAACGCATGTGCGGAGACGTTCCACGCGATGACCATCGATGGGTATGATGTGAAGATTGTGGCGCAGGACGGTCAGCTGCAGCCGGATCCGCAGACGGTCAGCGTCGTGTCCATCGCACCGAGCGAAACGGTGGATGTGGAGTTCACGGCGGATCAAACCGGCACCTTCCCGTTTTACGACACCGTGGCGAGCTCGCTCATCAATCCGAATGACACCGTGGACCCCGTGGGTGGCATGATGACGCTCATCCACGTGGTCCCGTGA
- a CDS encoding alpha/beta hydrolase family protein: MSRGAASERVEALARLLGLERSEKRRTLSELVADREVHVLLPEGTAPAGGYPTAVLIHGHSPLGYDYFRSANEVYVKGAPVAELLRDAGFAVVLPSLRGFGATMDPADRALGLEHSCERFARQRLLVGRTLLGDRVRDLIELLDAMEMDGRFDMESLVTAGFSGGGTAALFHAACDSRVRHLILLSAMCTARHSLLATRHCLCNYVPGLLNFGDWGDVAALVAPRRLTIVHGERDGVFPFEGARAAFAAVKAAYEAMGVTNGAMFLAQSGGHEPYPEVLWQLMGVGLKRVTT, translated from the coding sequence GTGTCGCGGGGGGCGGCAAGCGAACGAGTCGAGGCCCTCGCTCGGCTGCTCGGCCTGGAGCGGTCGGAGAAGCGGAGGACGTTGAGCGAACTCGTGGCGGATCGCGAAGTCCACGTGCTCCTTCCGGAGGGCACGGCGCCCGCGGGCGGCTATCCCACCGCCGTGTTGATCCATGGCCATTCGCCGCTCGGCTACGATTACTTCCGCAGCGCGAACGAGGTGTACGTCAAGGGCGCACCCGTTGCGGAACTGCTGCGTGACGCGGGCTTTGCGGTGGTGCTCCCGTCCTTGCGCGGGTTTGGCGCCACGATGGATCCGGCGGATCGCGCCCTGGGCCTGGAGCACAGCTGTGAGCGGTTCGCGCGGCAGCGATTGCTCGTCGGCCGGACGCTCCTCGGCGACCGCGTCCGGGACCTGATAGAGCTCCTGGACGCGATGGAGATGGACGGGCGCTTCGACATGGAGAGCCTTGTCACGGCGGGATTTTCAGGCGGCGGCACGGCCGCGCTGTTTCACGCGGCCTGCGATTCGCGGGTCCGCCACCTGATCCTCCTGTCGGCGATGTGCACCGCCCGGCATTCGCTCCTTGCAACGCGACATTGCTTGTGCAACTACGTACCGGGTCTTCTCAACTTCGGCGATTGGGGGGATGTGGCGGCGCTCGTGGCGCCGCGGCGCCTGACCATTGTGCATGGCGAACGCGACGGCGTGTTTCCGTTCGAAGGTGCGCGTGCAGCGTTTGCGGCCGTCAAAGCGGCGTACGAGGCCATGGGCGTGACAAACGGCGCGATGTTTCTTGCACAATCTGGGGGTCATGAGCCGTATCCGGAGGTTTTGTGGCAGTTGATGGGTGTCGGTCTCAAGCGTGTGACAACGTGA
- a CDS encoding ABC transporter substrate-binding protein produces the protein MRKKRWTWTASAAAALVVAGCGTAATQSGSSGSQAGQAAGSADSKPVVTLTFGFWGDAKEEAVTLAAVKAFEKVYPNIHIQTEFGGPFNQYFTKLSTEVAGGNAPDIMQMDYDYIEAYAKEGQLLDLKGVKGLDLATISPSVLRSGYINGGLYGIPNAIDCYSVIYDQNAFAKAGYHGQRMSWDQWANLLEKVHKITGRWAEDDDENWQTFGYWTRQYGQHLYNAAGTKLGFTQSTLVAYLNYWANLRKEGAVPPGTVTSLIKQAADPTDPMVPGKSLAEMTWDAYIVSFQSEMTKPLGMSLPPTRPGGPEGLYLKPSQFWSIYSKTRYPEQAELFVNFLLNNDSAGKALGLDRGIPVSSSVRAALERAGLTRPEQQEFTLTDEALKVATPIDPPPPQANNEIDQDFANMVQAVQYGKETAQQGAEQFMQEANDLLQNGGE, from the coding sequence ATGCGAAAAAAGAGATGGACATGGACGGCGAGCGCCGCGGCCGCGTTGGTCGTGGCGGGCTGCGGAACCGCCGCGACACAGAGCGGTTCGAGCGGGTCGCAAGCCGGGCAGGCGGCGGGCAGCGCGGACTCGAAGCCGGTCGTCACGCTTACCTTTGGCTTCTGGGGTGACGCGAAGGAAGAAGCGGTTACGCTTGCGGCGGTGAAAGCGTTTGAGAAAGTCTATCCGAACATTCACATCCAGACCGAATTCGGCGGGCCGTTCAATCAGTACTTCACGAAGCTCTCCACCGAGGTCGCGGGCGGCAACGCGCCGGATATTATGCAGATGGATTACGATTACATCGAGGCGTACGCCAAAGAGGGGCAATTGCTGGATTTAAAGGGTGTGAAGGGACTCGACCTTGCTACCATTAGTCCAAGCGTTCTCCGAAGTGGTTACATCAATGGTGGATTATATGGTATTCCAAATGCAATTGACTGTTACAGCGTGATATACGACCAGAACGCATTCGCAAAGGCTGGGTATCACGGTCAGCGCATGTCATGGGACCAGTGGGCTAATTTATTGGAGAAAGTACACAAGATTACTGGTAGGTGGGCGGAAGATGACGACGAAAACTGGCAGACGTTCGGCTATTGGACTCGTCAGTACGGACAGCATCTATACAACGCCGCCGGGACGAAGCTTGGATTTACCCAAAGTACACTCGTCGCGTATCTAAATTACTGGGCAAATCTGCGCAAAGAGGGAGCGGTGCCACCCGGAACGGTCACTTCACTAATCAAGCAAGCTGCTGACCCCACTGATCCTATGGTTCCGGGTAAGTCTCTCGCGGAAATGACATGGGACGCATACATTGTGAGCTTCCAGAGCGAGATGACAAAACCCCTCGGAATGTCCTTGCCGCCCACCCGGCCTGGGGGACCAGAGGGACTTTATCTGAAGCCAAGTCAGTTTTGGAGCATTTACTCCAAGACAAGGTACCCAGAGCAGGCAGAGTTGTTCGTCAATTTCTTGCTGAACAATGACTCTGCAGGAAAAGCGCTCGGTTTGGACCGAGGAATTCCGGTGTCGTCTTCGGTCCGCGCTGCGCTTGAAAGAGCCGGGCTGACACGACCTGAGCAGCAGGAATTCACGCTTACAGACGAAGCACTCAAGGTGGCGACTCCGATTGATCCGCCACCACCTCAAGCGAACAACGAAATCGACCAGGATTTCGCGAACATGGTCCAGGCTGTGCAATACGGCAAGGAGACGGCTCAGCAGGGCGCCGAACAGTTTATGCAGGAGGCGAACGACCTCCTGCAGAACGGCGGTGAATGA
- a CDS encoding carbohydrate ABC transporter permease: protein MAVATSTKANVQANGEAAKAVRPRNEKVAYLFLSPWMFGLVVFSLGPILVSLYLSFTNYNLLQPPRWIGLENYVHMFTQSQLFATSLVDTLEYILISVPVKMVVALAIALLLSLEVKGIGVYRTVYYVPSLIGTSVAVAYLWQQMFGPDGLINKGLALVGIHGPNWLAEPRTALFTLAMLQAWQFGSAMMIFVAGLKQIPESLYEAAIVDGAGRLYRFFRITIPMLSPVIFFNLIMSIINGFTQFTQGYIVTDGGPLNATLFFALYLYEEAFNFQNMGYASALAWFLLVLVGVLTFLVFRFGSRYVYYES from the coding sequence GTGGCTGTGGCAACCTCGACCAAAGCCAATGTCCAAGCGAACGGCGAGGCCGCGAAGGCCGTGCGGCCGCGCAACGAGAAGGTCGCCTATCTGTTTCTGAGCCCATGGATGTTCGGCTTGGTGGTCTTTTCGCTCGGGCCCATCCTGGTCTCGCTCTACCTTTCATTTACCAACTACAATCTCCTACAGCCACCCAGGTGGATAGGTCTCGAGAATTATGTGCACATGTTCACGCAGAGCCAGTTGTTTGCCACTTCGCTCGTGGACACGCTGGAGTACATCTTGATCTCCGTGCCTGTCAAGATGGTGGTCGCCCTCGCCATCGCTCTGCTCCTCAGTCTCGAGGTCAAAGGCATCGGCGTGTACCGGACGGTGTACTACGTTCCGTCGCTCATCGGCACGAGCGTCGCTGTCGCCTACCTGTGGCAACAGATGTTTGGGCCCGACGGTCTCATCAACAAAGGCCTGGCGCTCGTCGGCATTCACGGGCCCAATTGGCTCGCCGAACCACGCACGGCCCTGTTCACGCTCGCCATGCTGCAGGCTTGGCAGTTCGGTTCGGCGATGATGATCTTCGTGGCAGGACTGAAGCAGATTCCCGAGTCGCTGTATGAGGCCGCCATCGTGGACGGCGCGGGCCGCCTGTACCGGTTCTTTCGCATCACCATTCCCATGTTGTCGCCGGTCATTTTCTTCAACCTGATCATGTCCATCATCAATGGGTTCACCCAGTTCACGCAGGGATACATCGTCACGGACGGCGGGCCGCTGAACGCGACGCTGTTTTTCGCGCTCTACCTGTACGAGGAGGCCTTTAACTTCCAGAACATGGGCTACGCGTCGGCGCTGGCCTGGTTCCTCCTGGTGTTGGTGGGCGTGCTGACGTTCTTGGTGTTCAGGTTCGGAAGCCGCTACGTGTACTACGAGTCCTGA
- a CDS encoding glycoside hydrolase family 28 protein produces the protein MPRWKRSLSAGASLALVAAAATGWTAHARFAQADNVADLVAQAGDLDASLAQVLHGAPFAMPVPSLPNIVPRVYDITEYGAKPGIGQVNTQAIQAAIDAASQHGGGIVDIPPGYWVTGPIVLKSHVDLNVESGAQLQFSGDHDLYPLVPSGSAYIVQSPISATDAVDVAITGHGVIDGAGNSWRPVEKSKLSAEQWNALVASGGVVTPDGSTWWPTAQGANAQAYIKAHPNMTYQDYLQVKDYLRPYMVYFQGCQGVWLQGVTFENSPFATVKVNTSKDVVIDDVNIRNPWYGQNTDGIDVSADDTVVLYRDVIDTGDDGIALESSGNDAAGVFNEQDVVVADCIVHNGHSGLAVGSYTDGGIRDVWVTGDVYDGTESGLRFKSGVGKGGLVEDIYMDDIVMRDISGAAITFDDGYVDNGADTSSLEAPGPNSYVPQFENMTISNVSCEYAGQSIYMNGLPNAPISNIALNDVSITADQPPQIQNTSNLVENQVQIQSGVTMLGEIPH, from the coding sequence GTGCCTAGGTGGAAACGGAGTCTCTCGGCAGGCGCGAGCCTCGCGCTGGTCGCGGCCGCCGCCACCGGCTGGACCGCTCACGCGCGCTTCGCCCAGGCCGACAACGTGGCCGATCTCGTCGCGCAGGCGGGCGATCTCGACGCTTCTCTCGCCCAGGTCCTGCACGGCGCGCCGTTCGCCATGCCCGTCCCGTCGTTGCCGAACATCGTGCCCCGCGTCTACGACATCACCGAATACGGCGCGAAGCCGGGCATCGGGCAGGTCAACACCCAGGCCATTCAAGCGGCCATCGACGCAGCCAGCCAACACGGCGGCGGCATCGTCGACATTCCGCCGGGCTATTGGGTCACCGGTCCCATCGTGCTGAAGAGTCACGTCGACCTCAACGTGGAGTCCGGCGCCCAGCTCCAGTTTTCGGGCGATCACGACCTGTATCCGCTCGTCCCGAGCGGGAGCGCCTACATCGTTCAATCGCCCATCAGCGCGACGGACGCGGTGGATGTCGCCATCACGGGTCACGGCGTGATCGACGGTGCCGGCAACTCGTGGCGGCCGGTGGAGAAGTCGAAGCTCTCGGCGGAACAGTGGAATGCGCTCGTGGCGTCGGGGGGCGTGGTGACGCCAGACGGAAGCACCTGGTGGCCGACGGCGCAGGGTGCAAACGCCCAGGCGTATATCAAGGCGCATCCGAACATGACGTATCAGGACTACCTGCAGGTGAAGGACTACCTCCGGCCGTACATGGTGTACTTCCAGGGGTGCCAAGGCGTGTGGCTCCAGGGCGTCACCTTTGAAAATTCGCCGTTTGCGACTGTGAAGGTGAACACCTCCAAGGACGTGGTCATCGACGATGTGAACATCCGCAACCCGTGGTACGGGCAGAACACGGACGGAATTGACGTCTCGGCCGATGACACGGTCGTCTTGTATCGCGACGTGATCGACACGGGGGACGATGGCATCGCGTTGGAGTCGAGCGGGAACGACGCTGCGGGAGTGTTCAACGAGCAGGACGTCGTCGTGGCGGACTGCATCGTGCACAACGGCCACAGCGGCCTCGCCGTCGGCAGTTACACGGACGGCGGCATCCGGGACGTCTGGGTCACGGGCGACGTGTACGATGGCACGGAGTCGGGCCTGCGCTTCAAGAGCGGCGTGGGCAAGGGTGGGCTGGTGGAGGACATCTACATGGATGACATCGTCATGCGGGACATCAGTGGAGCCGCCATCACCTTCGACGACGGCTATGTGGACAACGGGGCGGACACGTCTTCGCTTGAGGCTCCCGGGCCAAACTCGTACGTGCCGCAGTTTGAGAACATGACCATTTCGAACGTGAGCTGCGAGTACGCGGGCCAGTCCATCTACATGAATGGCCTGCCGAACGCACCCATCTCGAACATCGCGCTGAACGACGTCAGCATCACGGCAGACCAGCCGCCGCAGATTCAGAACACCTCGAACCTTGTGGAGAATCAGGTGCAGATCCAGTCGGGTGTGACGATGCTCGGCGAGATTCCGCACTGA
- a CDS encoding flavin reductase family protein, producing the protein MDEQAKKTALRHITYGLYVIGTKIGEDDVNAFTGNWVTQASFQPPLVAIGVKKGTTSCDGILESRVFSVNVLESGQKDLAFKFFKPLKRVGNKFEDVEFYTSTTGSPILRDALSWFECRVTDVVDRGDHTLIVGEVVDAGVHRDGKPLTLAETGLFYGG; encoded by the coding sequence ATGGACGAGCAAGCGAAGAAAACAGCGCTCCGCCACATCACGTACGGACTCTACGTGATTGGCACCAAAATCGGAGAGGATGATGTCAACGCGTTCACCGGCAACTGGGTGACGCAGGCATCTTTCCAGCCGCCGCTCGTGGCGATTGGCGTCAAGAAGGGCACCACGTCGTGCGACGGCATCCTCGAGAGCCGCGTGTTCTCGGTGAACGTTCTGGAGAGTGGGCAGAAGGACCTCGCCTTCAAGTTCTTCAAGCCCCTGAAGCGCGTGGGGAACAAGTTTGAGGACGTCGAGTTCTACACCTCGACGACCGGAAGCCCCATCCTGCGCGACGCGCTGTCCTGGTTTGAGTGCCGCGTGACAGACGTGGTCGACCGGGGCGATCACACGCTCATTGTAGGCGAGGTCGTGGACGCCGGGGTGCATCGCGACGGCAAGCCGCTCACGCTCGCCGAGACGGGGCTTTTCTACGGGGGTTGA
- a CDS encoding carbohydrate ABC transporter permease: protein MTGTIRTRRGIVLAHAVLVVIGFFLIYPVLWMVFGSFKPTNEIFSSASFWPKHWTLANYPQGWNAIPGLPFGTFILHSLLVSCLVSLGTVISSAIVAFGFARFTFRGKSILFGIMMITMMLPTQVTLIPQYAMFHYLGWINTYYPLIVPAFFGSPFFIFLIVQFIRGLPKELDEAAKIDGCNAFTLFVRVILPLIVPALITTAIFSFIWCWDDFFSQLIYLNSAQKFTVPLGLESLANAVAQEEWGPLFAMSTVSLIPLFLIFSSCRSTSSAASPPRACADDRERR, encoded by the coding sequence GTGACGGGAACCATTCGCACGAGGCGCGGAATCGTTCTCGCCCACGCCGTGCTCGTGGTCATCGGGTTCTTCCTCATCTATCCCGTGCTCTGGATGGTGTTTGGCTCGTTCAAGCCGACCAACGAGATCTTCTCCAGTGCTTCGTTTTGGCCCAAGCACTGGACGCTCGCAAATTACCCGCAAGGTTGGAACGCGATTCCTGGCCTACCGTTTGGCACGTTCATCCTACATTCGCTGTTGGTGTCCTGTCTGGTGTCTCTCGGCACGGTCATCTCGTCCGCCATCGTCGCGTTCGGGTTCGCGCGCTTCACGTTTCGAGGGAAATCCATTCTGTTTGGCATCATGATGATCACGATGATGCTGCCGACGCAGGTCACGCTCATTCCCCAGTACGCGATGTTTCACTATCTGGGCTGGATCAATACGTATTATCCGCTCATCGTGCCCGCGTTCTTTGGTAGTCCGTTCTTCATCTTTCTCATCGTGCAATTCATCCGGGGGCTGCCCAAAGAATTGGACGAGGCGGCGAAGATCGACGGTTGCAATGCCTTCACGCTGTTTGTGCGCGTCATCCTGCCGCTCATCGTGCCGGCGCTCATCACCACGGCCATCTTCAGTTTCATCTGGTGCTGGGACGACTTTTTCTCTCAACTCATCTACTTGAATTCGGCGCAGAAGTTCACGGTGCCGCTCGGGCTGGAGTCGCTCGCGAACGCCGTCGCGCAGGAGGAGTGGGGGCCGCTGTTCGCCATGTCCACCGTGTCGCTCATTCCGCTCTTCCTTATCTTTTCTTCCTGCAGAAGTACGTCGTCCGCGGCATCGCCACCACGGGCCTGCGCGGATGACCGCGAAAGGAGGTGA